A part of Aegilops tauschii subsp. strangulata cultivar AL8/78 chromosome 2, Aet v6.0, whole genome shotgun sequence genomic DNA contains:
- the LOC109769138 gene encoding 2-methylpropanoate--CoA ligase CCL4-like, with amino-acid sequence MRSAADMEKLGANPANSCPLTPLGFLERAATVFGGCPSVVYRGTVFTWSQTYRRCLRLASALSSLGISRLDVVSVLLPNVPAMYEAHFGVPMSGAVLNTINTRLDARTVAVLLRHSGSRLVLVDQALLPLLDDALRLLPTEHPAPRVVLVEDPHEKDQLRPAPATDLTYERLLETGDPEFKWVRPTSEWNPMILNYTSGTTAAPKGVVHCHRGIFLVTMMSLVDWAVPPRPTFLWTLPMFHANGWSFPWGMAALGGTNVCLRRVDAPSVYSAIADHRVTHLCGAPVVLAMLANAPEGVRKPLHRKVRIMTAGSPPPAAVLHRVEAMGFEVSHGYGLTETGGHVVSCAWKGEWNKLPASERARLKARQGVRTPGMAEVDIVDVETGCSVPRDGATMGEIVLRGGCVMLGYLKDGEATKAAIRDDGWFYTGDVGVMHPDGYLQIRDRSKDVIISGGENISSVEVESMLYGHPAVSEAAVVARPDEFWGETPCAFVSLKDGAAGVVTAAEVIAWSRERMAGYMVPKTVVFRGELPKTSTGKVQKYVLRKLAREMGPIRRGSSSSKM; translated from the exons ATGCGCAGCGCAGCGGACATGGAGAAGCTCGGCGCGAACCCGGCCAACTCCTGCCCGCTCACGCCGCTCGGCTTCCTGGAGCGCGCGGCCACCGTGTTCGGCGGCTGCCCCTCCGTCGTCTACCGCGGCACCGTCTTCACCTGGTCCCAGACCTACCGCCGCTGCCTCCGCCTCGCCTCCGCGCTTTCCTCCCTCGGCATCTCCCGCCTCGACGTC GTGTCCGTGCTGCTGCCGAACGTGCCGGCCATGTACGAGGCGCACTTCGGCGTGCCAATGAGCGGCGCCGTGCTCAACACCATCAACACGCGCCTCGACGCGCGCACGGTCGCCGTCCTGCTCCGCCACTCCGGCTCCAGGCTCGTCCTCGTCGACCAGGCTCTGCTCCCGCTGCTCGACGACGCGCTCCGGCTCCTCCCGACGGAGCACCCGGCCCCGCGCGTCGTGCTCGTCGAGGATCCCCACGAGAAGGATCAGCTCCGTCCGGCGCCGGCCACGGATCTGACGTACGAGAGGCTCCTCGAGACGGGCGATCCGGAGTTCAAGTGGGTCCGGCCGACCAGCGAGTGGAACCCGATGATTCTCAACTACACCTCCGGCACGACGGCTGCGCCCAAGGGGGTCGTGCACTGCCACCGCGGTATCTTCTTGGTGACCATGATGTCGCTCGTGGACTGGGCGGTGCCGCCGCGGCCGACGTTTCTGTGGACGCTGCCCATGTTCCACGCCAATGGGTGGAGCTTCCCTTGGGGGATGGCCGCGCTGGGCGGCACGAATGTCTGCCTCCGCcgggtcgacgccccgagcgtcTACTCTGCCATTGCAGACCACAGGGTCACGCACCTCTGTGGCGCGCCCGTCGTGCTTGCAATGCTGGCCAACGCGCCGGAGGGTGTGCGCAAGCCTCTGCATAGGAAGGTGCGGATCATGACGGCCggatcgccgccgccggccgcggTGCTGCATCGCGTGGAGGCCATGGGCTTTGAGGTCAGCCATGGGTACGGGCTGACAGAGACTGGAGGCCACGTCGTGTCGTGCGCGTGGAAGGGCGAGTGGAACAAGCTGCCGGCGTCGGAGCGCGCGCGGCTCAAGGCGAGGCAGGGCGTGCGCACGCCTGGCATGGCGGAGGTCGACATCGTGGACGTGGAGACCGGCTGCAGCGTGCCCCGGGATGGCGCCACCATGGGCGAGATCGTGCTCCGCGGCGGGTGCGTCATGCTTGGGTACCTCAAGGACGGCGAGGCGACAAAGGCGGCGATCCGGGACGACGGGTGGTTCTACACGGGGGACGTGGGCGTGATGCACCCGGACGGTTACCTCCAGATCCGCGACCGGTCCAAGGACGTGATCATCAGCGGCGGCGAGAACATCAGCAGCGTGGAGGTGGAATCCATGCTCTACGGCCACCCAGCAGTGAGcgaggcggcggtggtggcgcGGCCGGACGAGTTCTGGGGGGAGACACCGTGCGCGTTCGTGAGCCTGAAGGACGGCGCGGCAGGCGTGGTGACCGCGGCCGAGGTGATCGCGTGGAGCCGGGAGCGCATGGCGGGGTATATGGTGCCCAAGACCGTGGTGTTCCGCGGCGAGCTGCCCAAGACGTCCACCGGCAAGGTCCAGAAGTACGTGCTCCGGAAGCTCGCCCGGGAGATGGGCCCCATTCGCAGgggtagcagcagcagcaagatGTAG
- the LOC123497423 gene encoding uncharacterized protein: MFTGARRSSAGSSGDQEGMGDKLDALSEELRRRPEVRILNKYAVSMAYIRIGVKNMGALALLWATVVLLGGFVSDLRRIDFWYLTIIAFIQAAGLSDALGDDRLMFFGHWVDSLMRNIISWGEKHHDKRKLPMRQWLKRQINILRLKIIDITLSMLFFPVECFAAYGPIICFVLSLLRLRKQDYGIADGEANMEPGLTLFYCLSLAQSAFSFLSMIIGAVAEEKLVEYVSQQYGFSPKVLGGYLDKTKQICLNNAASTVSWNLIAYGADLLDSQLPEDYVSGGRVLTMLIDQDTPLAITWLLNLSPIHRIQKLIGTLAWGSPAEQEMRCHAARIVEHLAGHLNLAHFPGALECISSLFDTSYHNNADQEALHSPFLTERSKQRKRRGFLNENFAGNPWEDKDGNKKDDGGKDGSFTMFTNIITAKNPRERHDAAAQYNKERSAAQQFNKERENYKGTDKDLVLLGLRILEKLAHNRHNCTLIYNTKDILSKIVAPVSSNKLEEDIKSNATWTKVIGGSLKVVSQLMGSSGSTSVKMRRLIANNSNAVTNLEAVLDMDMKSNSVIKLQIQAIDVLTQLALHHPANNSATKIRDKIIERALHIFLTTGWIEDYLKDEKMKLDNTLPTSSILTYMISVEKRAAEAHVEKRMKEAKETASRLKEKAGEALAMLSSDSEAVKSFTGCKNNEVVRLTELLNSKTSATDTTIPIEITIGCRISAAVILKHLSNYDKKPTLRMVLTELLPMQAELSSTTMPSCWERAIPCIKASRNKIGNPGNTVKDKPSNSQSHHIQQYEERRLQAELLSFVATIRANNNLDFATILMSLTPPATKEDFVVRLKNMVEDSMYATPACLAIQKLTCKMVIEFIQQHDENVEVIGRHDIVGALLEASEMMVVLESSMLFAGVDRDCHGVPLKPLSSVLAKNAEDLLAQKKQALGVNIAPATASAP; encoded by the exons ATGTTTACCGGAGCACGGCGGAGCAGCGCCGGATCATCTGGAGACCAGGAGGGGATGGGAGATAAGCTTGACGCTTTATCAGAGGAGCTTCGACGGCGGCCAGAAGTACGGATCCTCAACAAATATGCGGTCAGCATGGCGTACATCCGAATTGGCGTGAAAAACATGGGGGCTCTGGCGCTCTTGTGGGCCACCGTGGTCCTCCTCGGCGGCTTCGTCTCCGATCTGAGGAGGATAGATTTTTGGTATCTCACCATCATCGCATTCATCCAAGCTGCCGG GCTATCTGACGCCCTGGGAGATGATCGGTTGATGTTCTTTGGGCATTGGGTTGATTCACTTATGAGAAATATTATATCTTGGGGGGAAAAGCATCATGATAAACGCAAGTTGCCTATGAGGCAATGGCTGAAGAGACAAATAAATATACTCCGGTTAAAAATAATAGACATCACTCTGTCTATGCTATTTTTCCCAGTGGAGTGCTTCGCTGCTTATGGGCCAATTATCTGCTTTGTGCTATCGCTGCTTCGTCTGCGAAAGCAAGACTATGGCATCGCCGACGGAGAAGCAAATATGGAGCCAGGGCTGACTTTATTCTACTGCTTATCTCTTGCTCAGAGCGCATTCTCCTTTCTGAGTATGATTATTGGAGCTGTTGCTGAGGAGAAGTTGGTGGAGTATGTTAGCCAACAATATGGTTTCAGCCCTAAAGTACTTGGTGGATACTTGGACAAAACCAAGCAGATTTGTCTAAACAACGCCGCGTCCACAGTGAGCTGGAATTTGATCGCATATGGTGCTGACTTGCTTGATTCCCAATTACCGGAGGACTATGTGTCTGGAGGAAGGGTACTAACTATGCTGATTGATCAAGATACACCGTTAGCGATAACCTGGCTGCTGAATTTGTCACCGATACACAGAATTCAGAAGCTGATCGGGACCCTTGCTTGGGGAAGCCCAGCTGAGCAAGAGATGAGATGTCATGCAGCGAGGATTGTGGAGCATCTAGCTGGTCACCTCAACCTTGCTCACTTTCCAGGAGCATTGGAATGCATATCCTCCCTCTTTGACACTTCCTATCATAACAATGCTGATCAAGAAGCCCTCCATTCGCCTTTTCTAACTGAGCGTAGCAAGCAGAGGAAAAGGAGAGGTTTCCTGAACGAAAATTTTGCTGGTAACCCGTGGGAAGATAAAGATGGTAACAAGAAGGATGACGGGGGTAAAGATGGTAGCTTCACCATGTTCACAAACATTATCACTGCCAAAAATCCGCGCGAAAGACACGATGCTGCCGCGCAATACAACAAGGAGAGGTCTGCCGCACAGCAATTcaacaaggagagggagaattaTAAAGGAACTGATAAGGATCTGGTTTTGCTAGGCTTGAGAATTCTAGAGAAGCTGGCTCACAACAGACACAACTGCACACTGATATACAACACCAAGGATATTCTTTCAAAAATAGTCGCACCTGTCAGTTCCAACAAATTAGAAGAAGACATCAAGAGCAACGCTACATGGACCAAGGTAATAGGCGGGTCACTGAAGGTGGTGAGCCAGCTCATGGGTTCTTCAGGAAGCACCAGCGTAAAGATGCGCAGACTGATTGCGAACAATAGTAATGCAGTAACAAACTTGGAGGCCGTACTAGATATGGATATGAAGAGCAACAGTGTTATCAAGCTACAGATACAAGCTATAGATGTTCTTACACAACTAGCCTTGCATCATCCAGCAAATAATTCTGCTACAAAGATAAGGGACAAAATTATTGAGAGGGCGCTGCACATCTTCCTTACTACAGGTTGGATAGAAGATTATTTGAAAGATGAGAAAATGAAGCTGGATAATACTTTACCAACATCGTCAATATTAACATATATGATCAGTGTAGAAAAGCGGGCTGCAGAAGCACATGTTGAAAAGAGGATGAAAGAAGCTAAGGAAACTGCAAGCCGGCTTAAAGAAAAGGCAGGTGAAGCATTGGCCATGCTGTCCAGTGATTCAGAGGCTGTCAAGAGCTTCACAGGATGCAAAAATAATGAAGTTGTTCGTCTTACTGAATTGCTCAACTCCAAAACAAGTGCAACAGATACTACTATACCAATAGAGATTACGATTGGCTGTCGTATTAGCGCAGCAGTCATCTTGAAGCATTTGAGCAACTACGACAAGAAACCAACCTTACGGATG GTACTCACGGAATTGCTTCCTATGCAAGCAGAATTGAGTAGTACAACCATGCCCAGCTGTTGGGAGCGTGCCATCCCTTGCATTAAAGCAAGCAGAAACAAGATAGGAAACCCAGGTAACACTGTGAAAGACAAGCCTTCCAATTCTCAGAGCCACCACATCCAGCAATATGAGGAGAGGAGGCTGCAGGCAGAGCTGCTATCATTCGTCGCAACAATTCGTGCAAACAACAATCTTGATTTTGCAACAATATTAATGTCACTGACGCCGCCGGCTACCAAGGAGGACTTTGTGGTGAGGCTCAAGAACATGGTGGAGGACAGCATGTATGCCACCCCTGCGTGCTTGGCAATACAGAAGCTTACCTGCAAGATGGTTATAGAATTCATCCAGCAGCATGATGAAAACGTCGAAGTGATCGGCAGGCATGATATCGTTGGCGCATTATTGGAGGCTTCAGAGATGATGGTCGTGCTTGAAAGCAGCATGCTTTTTGCTGGTGTTGATCGTGACTGCCACGGGGTTCCTCTGAAACCTCTCTCTTCTGTCCTCGCTAAGAACGCAGAAGATCTTTTGGCACAGAAGAAACAGGCTCTGGGCGTCAACATTGCGCCTGCCACTGCCAGTGCACCATGA